From a region of the Phaseolus vulgaris cultivar G19833 chromosome 6, P. vulgaris v2.0, whole genome shotgun sequence genome:
- the LOC137831214 gene encoding heat shock 70 kDa protein 16, with protein sequence MSVVGFDIGNENCVIAVVRERGIDVLLNYESKRETPAVVCFNEKQRLLGSAGAASAMMHIKSTISQIKRLIGRKFADPDVDKELKMLPLETSESPDGGILIHLKYLGEIHVFTPVQIMSMLFAHLKTMTEKDLEMPISDCVIGIPSYFTDLQRRAYLDAAKIAGLKPLRLIHDCTATALSYGMYKTDFTSTGPVYVAFIDVGHCDTQVSIASFEFGKMKILSQASDRSLGGRNFDEVIFSHFAAKFKQEYHIDVYSNPKACFRLRAACEKLKKVLSANLEAPLNIECLMDEKDVKGLISREEFEKLASGLLERVSIPCLRALTDANLTAEKISSVELVGSGSRIPAISTILISLFKREPSRQLNASECVARGCALQCAMLSPVYRVREYEVQDVIPFSIGLSSDEGPIAVISNGVLFPKGQPFPSVKVIAFQRSNLFHLEAFYVNPDELPPGTSPKISCVTIGPFHGSHGSKSRVKVRVSLDLHGILNIESATLIKNDMDDLVMAGDHNSNSDEMDIDPIPETVTNGFEDITNKKLESPYSSVDGIRKDKGTRRVDVPVNENIYGGMTKAEISEAREKELQLAQQDIIIEQTKEKKNSLESYVYDMRSKLFHTYRSFASEHERDDISRSLQETEEWLYEDGVDETENAYSSKLEDLKKLVDPIENRFKDEKERVQAKEDLSKCILKHRTSAESLPPQDKELIINECNKAEQWLKEKIQQQESFPKNTDPILWSSDIKSKTEEFNLTCQHILGSKTSPSPEDKDMPDSFNDP encoded by the exons ATGAGTGTGGTGGGGTTTGACATTGGTAATGAGAACTGTGTCATTGCTGTAGTTAGGGAACGTGGGATTGATGTTTTGTTGAATTATGAATCCAAACGCGAAACCCCAGCTGTGGTCTGCTTTAACGAGAAGCAGCGGCTTTTGGGATCTGCTGGTGCTGCTTCGGCTATGATGCATATCAAATCCACTATATCACAAATAAAGAGACTAATAGGAAGGAAATTTGCAGATCCTGATGTGGATAAAGAGCTGAAAATGCTCCCTCTTGAAACTTCGGAGAGTCCAGATGGAGGCATTTTGATTCACTTGAAGTACTTGGGGGAGATTCATGTATTTACGCCTGTTCAAATAATGTCCATGCTCTTTGCTCACTTGAAGACTATGACTGAAAAAGATTTGGAGATGCCCATTTCAGATTGTGTTATTGGGATCCCATCATACTTTACGGACTTGCAGAGACGGGCATATCTTGATGCAGCTAAAATTGCAGGGTTGAAACCTCTGAGATTGATCCATGATTGTACTGCAACTGCCCTTAGTTATGGAATGTACAAAACAGATTTTACCAGTACAGGTCCGGTTTATGTTGCATTTATTGACGTTGGTCATTGTGACACACAGGTCTCTATTGCATCATTTGAGTTTGGGAAAATGAAGATACTTTCACAGGCATCTGACAGGAGCTTAGGGGGAAGGAACTTTGATGAAGTTATTTTTAGTCATTTTGCAGCAAAATTCAAGCAAGAGTACCACATTGATGTGTATTCTAATCCCAAGGCGTGCTTTAGGCTACGTGCAGCATgtgagaaattgaagaaagTTTTGAGTGCAAATCTAGAGGCACCGCTAAATATCGAGTGCTTGATGGATGAGAAGGATGTTAAGGGCCTTATCTCAAGGGAAGAATTTGAAAAGCTCGCATCAGGATTATTAGAAAGAGTTTCTATTCCTTGCCTCAGAGCATTAACGGATGCAAACTTGACAGCGGAGAAGATTTCTTCTGTAGAGCTAGTTGGTTCGGGTTCTAGGATTCCAGCTATAAGTACAATACTAATTTCCTTATTCAAGAGAGAACCCAGTCGACAGCTGAATGCAAGTGAGTGTGTAGCTCGTGGTTGTGCTCTACAGTGTGCAATGCTCAGTCCTGTTTACCGTGTGAGAGAATACGAG GTTCAGGATGTTATTCCCTTTTCTATTGGACTTTCATCAGATGAAGGCCCAATTGCTGTGATATCAAATGGTGTACTTTTCCCAAAAGGCCAACCCTTTCCAAGTGTTAAAGTCATAGCCTTTCAGCGAAGTAATTTGTTTCATTTGGAAGCGTTCTATGTTAATCCAGATGAACTACCACCTGGGACATCTCCTAAAATTAGTTGTGTCACG ATTGGCCCTTTCCATGGATCCCATGGTAGTAAGAGCAGAGTTAAAGTTAGAGTTTCACTTGATCTGCATGGAATTCTCAATATTGAATCAGCTACA TTGATCAAGAATGACATGGATGATTTGGTTATGGCGGGTGATCATAATTCAAATTCTGATGAAATGGATATTGATCCCATTCCTGAGACAGTTACCaatgggtttgaagatattaCCAATAAGAAGTTGGAATCTCCATACAGTTCT GTCGATGGTATAAGAAAAGATAAGGGTACCAGACGGGTTGATGTGCCAGTGAATGAGAATATCTATGGTGGAATGACAAAGGCAGAAATTTCAGAAGCTCGTGAAAAAGAACTCCAGTTGGCCcaacaggacataattatagaGCAAACCAAAGAAAAGAAGAATAGTTTGGAGTCTTATGTCTATGATATGAGGAGTAAG CTCTTCCACACATATCGAAGCTTTGCGAGTGAACACGAGAGGGATGACATATCTAGGAGTCTTCAAGAGACTGAGGAATGGCTTTATGAGGATGGTGTTGATGAAACTGAGAATGCTTATTCTTCAAAACTGGAAGATCTGAAAAAG CTGGTAGATCCAATTGAGAATCGTTTCaaagatgaaaaagaaagagtGCAAGCTAAAGAGGATTTATCGAAGTGCATTTTAAAGCATCGGACATCTGCAGAATCCCTTCCACCCCAGGATAAAGAACTG ATCATCAACGAGTGCAATAAAGCAGAGCAGTGGTTGAAAGAGAAGATCCAGCAACAAGAATCCTTTCCTAAGAATACTGACCCAATATTATGGTCAAGTGATATTAAGAGCAAGACAGAAGAGTTTAACCT AACATGCCAACACATATTGGGATCCAAGACTTCTCCATCTCCAGAAGATAAAGACATGCCAGATTCGTTCAATGATCCATGA
- the LOC137833438 gene encoding secreted RxLR effector protein 161-like, producing the protein MDKCSTSPIPIQKGDKFSLIQCPKNDLERKQMENIPYAFVVGCLMYAQTCTRPDISFAVSMLRRYQSDPGFDHWKVANKVLRYLQGTKNHMLTYRKFDHLEVIGYTNSDFAGCMDTRKSTFGYVYLLSG; encoded by the coding sequence ATGGATAAATGTTCAACATCTCCTATTCCAATACAaaaaggagacaaatttagtctcatACAATGTCCCAAGAATGATTTGGAACGAAAACAAATGGAGAATATCCCTTATGCATTTGTTGTTGGGTGTTTGATGTATGCTCAAACAtgtacaagaccagatattAGCTTTGCAGTTAGTATGCTTCGTAGATACCAGAGTGATCCAGGATTCGATCATTGGAAAGTTGCAAAtaaagttttaagatacttaCAAGGAACAAAGAATCACATGCTTACGTATAGAAAATTTGATcatcttgaggtgattggatatacaaattcagattttgctggttgtatggatacaagaaaatccacatttggttatgtgtatcttttatCCGGATGA
- the LOC137831215 gene encoding uncharacterized protein has protein sequence MDLPNRDKQQTVAVKKTALRDLQNDNKSMVPTSVGSPSFLKDKDPATDSNRVSGTKRPSSEYPVNQNLQQSPGNNAANGHLVYVRRKSETELGKGTAFENPSINAYCSHSKQLCCEEENAQPKSQIKEPKVSCFPAFAPFPMASSMNSSGKPSVPISLGKSSMKLAPVESDYVTASSGPATTTGNPKGLNNLHWEERYQQLQMVLKKLDQSDQEEYIHMLRSLSSVELSKLAVELEKRSIQLSLEEAKELQRVAALNVLGKSVKNFKAPVDHDECSDKLKASS, from the exons ATGGACTTGCCTAATCGTGATAAACAACAGACTGTTGCTGTAAAGAAGACAGCACTGAGAGATCTGCAGAATGATAATAAAAGCATGGTGCCAACCTCTGTTGGAAGCCCTTCGTTTTTAAAGGATAAGGATCCTGCTACTGATTCGAATAGAGTTTCCGGCACCAAGAGACCCTCGTCTGAGTATCCAGTGAACCAGAATCTTCAGCAATCTCCAGGCAATAATGCTGCAAATGGACATCTTGTGTATGTCCGTAGAAAATCAGAAACAGAACTGGGTAAGGGCACTGCTTTTGAAAATCCAAGTATTAATGCTTATTGTTCACATTCGAAGCAGCTTTGTTGTGAAGAGGAGAATGCTCAACCAAAATCTCAGATAAAGGAACCAAAGGTTTCTTGTTTCCCAGCATTTGCACCTTTTCCTATGGCTTCTTCAATGAACTCGTCTGGAAAGCCTTCAGTTCCTATTTCTCTTGGCAAATCTTCAATGAAGTTAGCACCAGTTGAGTCCGATTATGTGACAGCTTCTTCTGGCCCTGCTACCACCACTGGTAATCCCAAGGGATTAAACAATTTGCACTGGGAAGAGCGATACCAACAACTGCAGATGGTTTTGAAGAAATTGGACCAATCAGACCAAGAAGAATATATCCACA TGCTTCGCTCCCTGTCCTCAGTTGAACTTAGCAAACTTGCTGTTGAGTTAGAAAAGAGATCAATTCAGCTTTCATTAGAGGAAG CCAAAGAATTACAGCGTGTTGCTGCTCTAAATGTCTTGGGTAAATCAGTGAAGAACTTCAAAGCACCAGTTGATCACGACGAGTGTTCAGACAAGTTGAAGGCGTCATCATGA